A portion of the Juglans microcarpa x Juglans regia isolate MS1-56 chromosome 1D, Jm3101_v1.0, whole genome shotgun sequence genome contains these proteins:
- the LOC121255300 gene encoding potassium transporter 2 isoform X1 yields the protein MASTAGVFAQRHNLWVRNMDLDNGKCRNTSKKESWKTILLLAYQSLGVVYGDLSISPLYVYKSTFAADIRHSQTNEEIFGVLSFVFWTLTLIPLFKYVFVVLRADDNGEGGTFALYSLICRHAKVGLLPNRQVADEALSTYKLEQPPQKKNSSRVKLLLEKYKALHTALLILVLLGTCMVIGDGLLTPAISVFSAVSGLELSMSKEHHQYAVIPITCFILVCLFALQHYGTHRLGSFFAPVVLMWLLCISALGLFNIIYWNPQVYKALSPYYMFKFLKKTKISGWMSLGGILLCITGSEAMFADLGHFSYAAIQIAFTFLVYPALILAYMGQAAYLSRHHHPSHTISFYVSVPECVRWPVLVIAILASVVGSQAIISGTFSIINQSQSLGCFPRVKVVHTSDKIHGQIYIPEINWMLMILCIAVTIGFRDTKHMGNASGLAVMTVMLVTTCLTSLVIILCWHKPPIIAVTFLLFFGSIELLYFSASLTKFREGAWLPILLALFLMTIMFVWHYATIKKYEYDLHNKVSLEWLLALGPSLGIARVPGIGLVFTDLTSGIPANFSRFVTNLPAFHRILVFVCVKSVPVPYVPPAERYLVGRVGPPAHRSYRCIVRYGYRDVHQDVDSFESELVDRLADFIRYDWHRKQGTKSCDEDDDASRSNESSSECRLAVIGTVAFSGPPAFEIEESAQPASVSIEFPTVESMTDVIEMEPVGVAERRVRFAIEDDSETDVQTDMGVQLQEELEDLYTAQQSGTAFILGHSHVRAKQGSSLLKRVAIGFGYNFLRRNCRGPDVALKVPPVSLLEVGMVYVV from the exons ATGGCCTC AACTGCTGGTGTCTTTGCTCAACGGCATAACTTGTGGGTGAGAAATATGGATCTTGACAATGGCAAGTGTCGGAACACCTCAAAG AAGGAGTCTTGGAAGACTATCCTGCTCTTAGCCTACCAAAGCCTTGGTGTAGTGTACGGGGACTTGAGCATTTCCCCTTTATATGTCTACAAAAGCACGTTTGCAGCAGATATTCGACATTCACAGACCAACGAAGAGATTTTTGGTGTTCTTTCTTTTGTCTTCTGGACTCTCACTTTAATCCCTCTGTTCAAGTATGTCTTTGTAGTCCTTCGAGCAGATGACAATGGAGAGG GTGGTACTTTTGCCCTTTACTCGTTGATTTGTAGGCATGCAAAAGTAGGTCTTCTTCCCAACCGACAGGTTGCGGATGAAGCACTCTCTACTTATAAATTGGAACAGCCTCCACAGAAGAAGAACAGTTCAAGGGTGAAACTGTTGCTTGAGAAGTACAAAGCCTTGCACACTGCTCTGCTAATTTTGGTTCTTCTTGGAACTTGTATGGTAATTGGAGATGGACTCCTTACTCCGGCCATTTCAG TGTTCTCTGCAGTGTCTGGTCTGGAGTTATCAATGTCCAAGGAGCACCACCAGT ATGCAGTCATTCCGATTACTTGCTTCATACTTGTATGTCTATTTGCACTTCAACACTATGGAACACATCGGCTTGGGTCTTTCTTTGCTCCAGTTGTGTTGATGTGGCTTCTATGCATCAGTGCCCTCGGTTTATTCAACATCATCTACTGGAATCCACAAGTCTATAAAGCTCTTTCTCCATATTACATGTTCAAATTCTTGAAGAAGACAAAGATAAGTGGATGGATGTCTTTGGGTGGAATACTCTTATGCATAACAG GCTCAGAGGCAATGTTTGCTGATCTTGGCCACTTCTCATATGCAGCAATTCAA ATTGCTTTCACCTTTCTGGTTTATCCAGCACTCATATTGGCATATATGGGACAAGCTGCATACTTGTCACGGCATCACCATCCCAGCCATACAATCAGCTTTTATGTTTCAGTACCAG AATGTGTGAGGTGGCCTGTGCTTGTAATTGCCATTCTTGCGTCTGTCGTGGGAAGCCAAGCAATCATCAGTGGAACATTCTCTATCATAAACCAGAGCCAATCACTTGGTTGCTTCCCAAGAGTCAAGGTTGTTCACACCTCAGATAAGATACATGGCCAGATTTACATCCCTGAGATCAATTGGATGCTCATGATCCTCTGCATTGCTGTGACCATTGGGTTCAGAGACACAAAGCACATGGGGAATGCATCTG GGTTAGCAGTGATGACAGTGATGCTGGTGACAACATGCCTCACTTCCTTGGTTATTATCCTTTGTTGGCACAAGCCCCCTATCATAGCTGTtaccttccttctcttctttggCTCTATTGAATTACTCTACTTCTCAGCTTCGCTCACCAAGTTCAGAGAGGGTGCCTGGCTCCCCATCCTTCTAGCTCTTTTTCTTATGACTATCATGTTTGTGTGGCATTATGCAACCATAAAAAAATACGAATATGACCTTCACAACAAGGTTTCATTGGAATGGCTGCTAGCCTTAGGTCCAAGCTTGGGCATTGCTCGGGTTCCTGGTATTGGGCTAGTTTTCACCGATCTCACCTCTGGCATTCCAGCTAACTTCTCCCGCTTTGTCACTAACCTCCCTGCCTTCCATCGCATCCTTGTCTTTGTATGCGTAAAATCGGTACCTGTCCCTTATGTTCCCCCTGCTGAACGATATCTTGTGGGCCGTGTGGGTCCTCCAGCTCATCGGTCATATAGATGTATTGTCCGGTATGGATATCGTGATGTTCATCAAGATGTCGATTCGTTTGAGTCTGAGCTGGTTGATAGATTAGCTGATTTTATCCGCTATGATTGGCATCGGAAACAAGGGACTAAGTCATgcgatgaggatgatgatgcaTCACGATCCAATGAATCATCTAGCGAGTGTAGATTGGCTGTGATTGGAACAGTGGCTTTCTCGGGTCCACCAGCTTTTGAGATTGAGGAAAGCGCGCAGCCAGCAAGTGTTTCCATTGAGTTCCCTACTGTAGAAAGTATGACAGATGTTATTGAGATGGAACCAGTAGGAGTTGCTGAAAGAAGAGTGAGGTTTGCCATTGAGGATGACTCTGAAACGGATGTACAAACTGATATGGGTGTGCAACTGCAAGAAGAACTGGAAGATCTGTATACAGCTCAACAGTCTGGGACTGCATTCATACTGGGTCACTCACATGTTCGCGCAAAGCAAGGATCATCCCTCCTGAAGCGAGTGGCCATTGGCTTTGGATACAATTTCCTGAGGAGGAATTGCCGGGGCCCAGACGTGGCGCTCAAGGTGCCACCGGTGTCTCTTCTTGAGGTTGGCATGGTATATGTTGTGTAG
- the LOC121255300 gene encoding potassium transporter 2 isoform X2: MDLDNGKCRNTSKKESWKTILLLAYQSLGVVYGDLSISPLYVYKSTFAADIRHSQTNEEIFGVLSFVFWTLTLIPLFKYVFVVLRADDNGEGGTFALYSLICRHAKVGLLPNRQVADEALSTYKLEQPPQKKNSSRVKLLLEKYKALHTALLILVLLGTCMVIGDGLLTPAISVFSAVSGLELSMSKEHHQYAVIPITCFILVCLFALQHYGTHRLGSFFAPVVLMWLLCISALGLFNIIYWNPQVYKALSPYYMFKFLKKTKISGWMSLGGILLCITGSEAMFADLGHFSYAAIQIAFTFLVYPALILAYMGQAAYLSRHHHPSHTISFYVSVPECVRWPVLVIAILASVVGSQAIISGTFSIINQSQSLGCFPRVKVVHTSDKIHGQIYIPEINWMLMILCIAVTIGFRDTKHMGNASGLAVMTVMLVTTCLTSLVIILCWHKPPIIAVTFLLFFGSIELLYFSASLTKFREGAWLPILLALFLMTIMFVWHYATIKKYEYDLHNKVSLEWLLALGPSLGIARVPGIGLVFTDLTSGIPANFSRFVTNLPAFHRILVFVCVKSVPVPYVPPAERYLVGRVGPPAHRSYRCIVRYGYRDVHQDVDSFESELVDRLADFIRYDWHRKQGTKSCDEDDDASRSNESSSECRLAVIGTVAFSGPPAFEIEESAQPASVSIEFPTVESMTDVIEMEPVGVAERRVRFAIEDDSETDVQTDMGVQLQEELEDLYTAQQSGTAFILGHSHVRAKQGSSLLKRVAIGFGYNFLRRNCRGPDVALKVPPVSLLEVGMVYVV, from the exons ATGGATCTTGACAATGGCAAGTGTCGGAACACCTCAAAG AAGGAGTCTTGGAAGACTATCCTGCTCTTAGCCTACCAAAGCCTTGGTGTAGTGTACGGGGACTTGAGCATTTCCCCTTTATATGTCTACAAAAGCACGTTTGCAGCAGATATTCGACATTCACAGACCAACGAAGAGATTTTTGGTGTTCTTTCTTTTGTCTTCTGGACTCTCACTTTAATCCCTCTGTTCAAGTATGTCTTTGTAGTCCTTCGAGCAGATGACAATGGAGAGG GTGGTACTTTTGCCCTTTACTCGTTGATTTGTAGGCATGCAAAAGTAGGTCTTCTTCCCAACCGACAGGTTGCGGATGAAGCACTCTCTACTTATAAATTGGAACAGCCTCCACAGAAGAAGAACAGTTCAAGGGTGAAACTGTTGCTTGAGAAGTACAAAGCCTTGCACACTGCTCTGCTAATTTTGGTTCTTCTTGGAACTTGTATGGTAATTGGAGATGGACTCCTTACTCCGGCCATTTCAG TGTTCTCTGCAGTGTCTGGTCTGGAGTTATCAATGTCCAAGGAGCACCACCAGT ATGCAGTCATTCCGATTACTTGCTTCATACTTGTATGTCTATTTGCACTTCAACACTATGGAACACATCGGCTTGGGTCTTTCTTTGCTCCAGTTGTGTTGATGTGGCTTCTATGCATCAGTGCCCTCGGTTTATTCAACATCATCTACTGGAATCCACAAGTCTATAAAGCTCTTTCTCCATATTACATGTTCAAATTCTTGAAGAAGACAAAGATAAGTGGATGGATGTCTTTGGGTGGAATACTCTTATGCATAACAG GCTCAGAGGCAATGTTTGCTGATCTTGGCCACTTCTCATATGCAGCAATTCAA ATTGCTTTCACCTTTCTGGTTTATCCAGCACTCATATTGGCATATATGGGACAAGCTGCATACTTGTCACGGCATCACCATCCCAGCCATACAATCAGCTTTTATGTTTCAGTACCAG AATGTGTGAGGTGGCCTGTGCTTGTAATTGCCATTCTTGCGTCTGTCGTGGGAAGCCAAGCAATCATCAGTGGAACATTCTCTATCATAAACCAGAGCCAATCACTTGGTTGCTTCCCAAGAGTCAAGGTTGTTCACACCTCAGATAAGATACATGGCCAGATTTACATCCCTGAGATCAATTGGATGCTCATGATCCTCTGCATTGCTGTGACCATTGGGTTCAGAGACACAAAGCACATGGGGAATGCATCTG GGTTAGCAGTGATGACAGTGATGCTGGTGACAACATGCCTCACTTCCTTGGTTATTATCCTTTGTTGGCACAAGCCCCCTATCATAGCTGTtaccttccttctcttctttggCTCTATTGAATTACTCTACTTCTCAGCTTCGCTCACCAAGTTCAGAGAGGGTGCCTGGCTCCCCATCCTTCTAGCTCTTTTTCTTATGACTATCATGTTTGTGTGGCATTATGCAACCATAAAAAAATACGAATATGACCTTCACAACAAGGTTTCATTGGAATGGCTGCTAGCCTTAGGTCCAAGCTTGGGCATTGCTCGGGTTCCTGGTATTGGGCTAGTTTTCACCGATCTCACCTCTGGCATTCCAGCTAACTTCTCCCGCTTTGTCACTAACCTCCCTGCCTTCCATCGCATCCTTGTCTTTGTATGCGTAAAATCGGTACCTGTCCCTTATGTTCCCCCTGCTGAACGATATCTTGTGGGCCGTGTGGGTCCTCCAGCTCATCGGTCATATAGATGTATTGTCCGGTATGGATATCGTGATGTTCATCAAGATGTCGATTCGTTTGAGTCTGAGCTGGTTGATAGATTAGCTGATTTTATCCGCTATGATTGGCATCGGAAACAAGGGACTAAGTCATgcgatgaggatgatgatgcaTCACGATCCAATGAATCATCTAGCGAGTGTAGATTGGCTGTGATTGGAACAGTGGCTTTCTCGGGTCCACCAGCTTTTGAGATTGAGGAAAGCGCGCAGCCAGCAAGTGTTTCCATTGAGTTCCCTACTGTAGAAAGTATGACAGATGTTATTGAGATGGAACCAGTAGGAGTTGCTGAAAGAAGAGTGAGGTTTGCCATTGAGGATGACTCTGAAACGGATGTACAAACTGATATGGGTGTGCAACTGCAAGAAGAACTGGAAGATCTGTATACAGCTCAACAGTCTGGGACTGCATTCATACTGGGTCACTCACATGTTCGCGCAAAGCAAGGATCATCCCTCCTGAAGCGAGTGGCCATTGGCTTTGGATACAATTTCCTGAGGAGGAATTGCCGGGGCCCAGACGTGGCGCTCAAGGTGCCACCGGTGTCTCTTCTTGAGGTTGGCATGGTATATGTTGTGTAG
- the LOC121255338 gene encoding uncharacterized protein LOC121255338 produces MLREAKMGIRALPLTPPNGKFPSKYGVAQDCYLYRSNHNMNRFNSRAFKFAVSAKSEKGEKDEPKKSNQSLFSNITEALDFSQVRSSEDAELLAEAREATKSGGKMSREQYGALRRKIGGTYKDFFKSYIEVDGQYVEDGWVDKTCKVCKKDTRGESRQVDRLGRYVHVACLERSKSSGNFFTRLFSR; encoded by the exons ATGTTAAGGGAAGCGAAGATGGGAATAAGAGCTCTTCCCTTGACACCTCCAAATGGCAAATTCCCTTCGAAGTATGGAGTCGCACAAGACTGCTACTTGTATCGGTCTAACCATAACATGAATAGGTTCAACAGCAGGGCCTTTAAGTTTGCAGTTTCAGCCAAATCAGAGAAGGGTGAAAAGGACGAACCCAAGAAGAGCAACCAATCTTTGTTTAGCAACATAACGGAAGCCCTGGATTTTTCTCAAGTTAGATCCTCGGAGGATGCAGAGCTTCTGGCCGAGGCCAGAGAAGCCACCAAGTCTGGAGGAAAAATGTCCAGGGAACAG TATGGAGCCCTGAGAAGGAAAATTGGAGGGACGTACAAGGATTTTTTCAAGTCCTATATCGAGG TGGACGGGCAATATGTTGAGGATGGCTGGGTTGATAAAACGTGCAAAGTTTGCAAAAAAGATACCAGGGGTGAGTCCAGGCAAGTGGACAGGTTGGGAAGATACGTTCATGTGGCATGTTTGGAGAGGTCCAAATCATCCGGAAACTTTTTTACCAGACTTTTCTCAAGATGA
- the LOC121256239 gene encoding mini-chromosome maintenance complex-binding protein isoform X2 — protein MVGLPYDLVANPLGAVRSTFEKAAASSGFDPNGKDWGVLDLFRHFLFDQGRLSQVPILNGETIRWIQPKTLVRFRAMVQDMLGNEFYVGAYQDGSVWRTNKFRDVSQFPLGDSSPPHTQVWERRLLYCVPVPGQNSWTEPSFESVVNQCKDFIPQQREKRRRMDEEAIDDMNMLVSDNGFQVSPSVKKKEDGCPSTSSQTQDSSSEGYCSNMSMVTGIDKDFLSCLVKIYDSPESDLKLNDVFEFIGILTLDSELNEDKDDHDEPDNGFCDDVMVHLPPNKVFLLQVPRLHCLIHRKLAAPDFLRGSPMMEPKPHFVREMREVLLRHLTVVLGNDGIAAHFMLLHLLSRVHTRVDTVAVGKLSLNLTCFSKESAALFGSQLSLALKTLLPFTHCIPLTLEYLNSVSLAPKKDYETNRLKTGVLQLAEGSHIIIDETQLEAGTLNSVGMENARLLRNLMEQQRVEYDFKYYKMEMAADVQLLIFSEAKSNILPADIVMPFQPSSVGSSEVVTAEALEAWRWYLATVKSLPHFIESEMQKVVENDLVAARQADRSIGSHDFNRWLTMGRLMSLSFGETCLSLEHWQMVKELERLRRERLK, from the exons ATGGTCGGTTTACCCTACGATCTGGTGGCGAACCCTCTCGGAGCCGTCCGATCGACGTTCGAGAAAGCGGCGGCGTCCTCGGGATTCGATCCCAACGGCAAGGACTGGGGCGTCCTCGATCTCTTCCGCCATTTCCTCTTCGACCAAGGCCGCCTCTCTCAG GTCCCGATTCTTAATGGTGAAACTATCAGATGGATTCAGCCCAAAACTCTGGTGCGGTTCCGGGCAATGGTACAAGACATGTTGGGGAATGAGTTCTACGTCGGTGCTTATCAG GATGGGTCGGTATGGAGAACCAACAAGTTCAGGGATGTCTCTCAATTCCCCTTGGGTGATTCTTCGCCCCCCCATACGCAAGTTTGGGAACGCCGTCTGCTTTACTGTGTTCCT GTTCCAGGGCAAAATTCTTGGACGGAACCATCATTCGAGTCAGTGGTGAATCAATGCAAGGATTTCATACCCCAACAGAGAGAGAAGCGCAGGAGAATGGACGAGGAAGCTATAGATGACATGAATATGCTT GTTTCAGACAACGGGTTTCAAGTTTCTCCCAGTGTAAAAAAG AAAGAGGATGGCTGCCCTTCCACGTCTTCTCAGACTCAGGATTCCTCAAGTGAAGGCTACTGCTCTAATATGAGTATGGTAACTGGAATTGACAAAGATTTTCTTAGTTGTCTTGTTAAG ATATACGATTCTCCAGAGTCTGACTTGAAGCTGAATGATGTTTTTGAGTTCATCGGGATTCTCACTCTTGATTCAGAGCTTAATGAAGACAAGGATGATCATGATGAGCCCGATAATGGTTTTTGTGACGATGTCATGGTACATTTGCCCCCTAACAAG gtttttttgttgcaGGTACCACGCCTCCATTGCCTTATTCACAGGAAGCTAGCAGCTCCCGACTTTCTTCGTGGTTCTCCCATGATGGAG CCAAAGCCCCATTTTGTCAGAGAGATGAGAGAAGTTCTGTTAAGGCATCTTACAGTTGTTCTAGGCAATGATGGCATAGCTGCTCATTTCATGTTGTTGCATCTCTTGTCCAGG GTTCATACTAGAGTAGACACTGTTGCCGTGGGCAAGCTTTCACTGAACCTCACATGTTTTAGCAAAGAAAGTGCGGCTCTGTTTGGCAGTCAACTTAGTCTTGCTTTAAAAACCCTCTTACCTTTCACACATTGCATACCCCTTACACTGGAGTATCTTAACTCTGTATCACTTGCCCCAAAAAAGGATTACGAGACAAACAG ACTGAAAACTGGAGTTCTGCAGCTAGCTGAGGGCTCGCACATAATCATTGATGAGACCCAATTGGAAGCAGGGACCCTCAACTCTGTTGGGATGGAGAATGCAAGATTGTTAAGAAATCTAATGGAGCAGCAAAGG GTGGAATATGACTTTAAGTACTATAAAATGGAGATGGCAGCTGATGTCCAATTGCTTATATTTTCTGAGgcaaaatcaaatattttaccTGCTGATATAGTTATGCCTTTCCAGCCTTCTTCAGTGGGCTCCTCTGAAGTTGTGACTGCAGAAGCACTAGAAGCTTGGAGATGGTATTTGGCTACTGTTAAATCATTGCCACATTTTATCGAGTCAGAAATGCAGAAG GTGGTAGAAAATGACCTGGTTGCGGCAAGGCAAGCAGACCGGAGCATAGGGAGCCATGATTTCAACAG ATGGCTGACAATGGGCCGCCTAATGTCTTTGAGTTTTGGTGAAACCTGCCTGTCGTTAGAACATTGGCAGATGGTCAAGGAACTGGAGAGGCTACGAAGAGAGAGGCTCAAATGA
- the LOC121256239 gene encoding mini-chromosome maintenance complex-binding protein isoform X1: protein MVGLPYDLVANPLGAVRSTFEKAAASSGFDPNGKDWGVLDLFRHFLFDQGRLSQVPILNGETIRWIQPKTLVRFRAMVQDMLGNEFYVGAYQDGSVWRTNKFRDVSQFPLGDSSPPHTQVWERRLLYCVPVPGQNSWTEPSFESVVNQCKDFIPQQREKRRRMDEEAIDDMNMLVSDNGFQVSPSVKKVKEDGCPSTSSQTQDSSSEGYCSNMSMVTGIDKDFLSCLVKIYDSPESDLKLNDVFEFIGILTLDSELNEDKDDHDEPDNGFCDDVMVHLPPNKVFLLQVPRLHCLIHRKLAAPDFLRGSPMMEPKPHFVREMREVLLRHLTVVLGNDGIAAHFMLLHLLSRVHTRVDTVAVGKLSLNLTCFSKESAALFGSQLSLALKTLLPFTHCIPLTLEYLNSVSLAPKKDYETNRLKTGVLQLAEGSHIIIDETQLEAGTLNSVGMENARLLRNLMEQQRVEYDFKYYKMEMAADVQLLIFSEAKSNILPADIVMPFQPSSVGSSEVVTAEALEAWRWYLATVKSLPHFIESEMQKVVENDLVAARQADRSIGSHDFNRWLTMGRLMSLSFGETCLSLEHWQMVKELERLRRERLK, encoded by the exons ATGGTCGGTTTACCCTACGATCTGGTGGCGAACCCTCTCGGAGCCGTCCGATCGACGTTCGAGAAAGCGGCGGCGTCCTCGGGATTCGATCCCAACGGCAAGGACTGGGGCGTCCTCGATCTCTTCCGCCATTTCCTCTTCGACCAAGGCCGCCTCTCTCAG GTCCCGATTCTTAATGGTGAAACTATCAGATGGATTCAGCCCAAAACTCTGGTGCGGTTCCGGGCAATGGTACAAGACATGTTGGGGAATGAGTTCTACGTCGGTGCTTATCAG GATGGGTCGGTATGGAGAACCAACAAGTTCAGGGATGTCTCTCAATTCCCCTTGGGTGATTCTTCGCCCCCCCATACGCAAGTTTGGGAACGCCGTCTGCTTTACTGTGTTCCT GTTCCAGGGCAAAATTCTTGGACGGAACCATCATTCGAGTCAGTGGTGAATCAATGCAAGGATTTCATACCCCAACAGAGAGAGAAGCGCAGGAGAATGGACGAGGAAGCTATAGATGACATGAATATGCTT GTTTCAGACAACGGGTTTCAAGTTTCTCCCAGTGTAAAAAAGGTG AAAGAGGATGGCTGCCCTTCCACGTCTTCTCAGACTCAGGATTCCTCAAGTGAAGGCTACTGCTCTAATATGAGTATGGTAACTGGAATTGACAAAGATTTTCTTAGTTGTCTTGTTAAG ATATACGATTCTCCAGAGTCTGACTTGAAGCTGAATGATGTTTTTGAGTTCATCGGGATTCTCACTCTTGATTCAGAGCTTAATGAAGACAAGGATGATCATGATGAGCCCGATAATGGTTTTTGTGACGATGTCATGGTACATTTGCCCCCTAACAAG gtttttttgttgcaGGTACCACGCCTCCATTGCCTTATTCACAGGAAGCTAGCAGCTCCCGACTTTCTTCGTGGTTCTCCCATGATGGAG CCAAAGCCCCATTTTGTCAGAGAGATGAGAGAAGTTCTGTTAAGGCATCTTACAGTTGTTCTAGGCAATGATGGCATAGCTGCTCATTTCATGTTGTTGCATCTCTTGTCCAGG GTTCATACTAGAGTAGACACTGTTGCCGTGGGCAAGCTTTCACTGAACCTCACATGTTTTAGCAAAGAAAGTGCGGCTCTGTTTGGCAGTCAACTTAGTCTTGCTTTAAAAACCCTCTTACCTTTCACACATTGCATACCCCTTACACTGGAGTATCTTAACTCTGTATCACTTGCCCCAAAAAAGGATTACGAGACAAACAG ACTGAAAACTGGAGTTCTGCAGCTAGCTGAGGGCTCGCACATAATCATTGATGAGACCCAATTGGAAGCAGGGACCCTCAACTCTGTTGGGATGGAGAATGCAAGATTGTTAAGAAATCTAATGGAGCAGCAAAGG GTGGAATATGACTTTAAGTACTATAAAATGGAGATGGCAGCTGATGTCCAATTGCTTATATTTTCTGAGgcaaaatcaaatattttaccTGCTGATATAGTTATGCCTTTCCAGCCTTCTTCAGTGGGCTCCTCTGAAGTTGTGACTGCAGAAGCACTAGAAGCTTGGAGATGGTATTTGGCTACTGTTAAATCATTGCCACATTTTATCGAGTCAGAAATGCAGAAG GTGGTAGAAAATGACCTGGTTGCGGCAAGGCAAGCAGACCGGAGCATAGGGAGCCATGATTTCAACAG ATGGCTGACAATGGGCCGCCTAATGTCTTTGAGTTTTGGTGAAACCTGCCTGTCGTTAGAACATTGGCAGATGGTCAAGGAACTGGAGAGGCTACGAAGAGAGAGGCTCAAATGA
- the LOC121256239 gene encoding mini-chromosome maintenance complex-binding protein isoform X3 produces MVGLPYDLVANPLGAVRSTFEKAAASSGFDPNGKDWGVLDLFRHFLFDQGRLSQVPILNGETIRWIQPKTLVRFRAMVQDMLGNEFYVGAYQDGSVWRTNKFRDVSQFPLGDSSPPHTQVWERRLLYCVPVPGQNSWTEPSFESVVNQCKDFIPQQREKRRRMDEEAIDDMNMLVSDNGFQVSPSVKKVKEDGCPSTSSQTQDSSSEGYCSNMSMVTGIDKDFLSCLVKIYDSPESDLKLNDVFEFIGILTLDSELNEDKDDHDEPDNGFCDDVMVHLPPNKVPRLHCLIHRKLAAPDFLRGSPMMEPKPHFVREMREVLLRHLTVVLGNDGIAAHFMLLHLLSRVHTRVDTVAVGKLSLNLTCFSKESAALFGSQLSLALKTLLPFTHCIPLTLEYLNSVSLAPKKDYETNRLKTGVLQLAEGSHIIIDETQLEAGTLNSVGMENARLLRNLMEQQRVEYDFKYYKMEMAADVQLLIFSEAKSNILPADIVMPFQPSSVGSSEVVTAEALEAWRWYLATVKSLPHFIESEMQKVVENDLVAARQADRSIGSHDFNRWLTMGRLMSLSFGETCLSLEHWQMVKELERLRRERLK; encoded by the exons ATGGTCGGTTTACCCTACGATCTGGTGGCGAACCCTCTCGGAGCCGTCCGATCGACGTTCGAGAAAGCGGCGGCGTCCTCGGGATTCGATCCCAACGGCAAGGACTGGGGCGTCCTCGATCTCTTCCGCCATTTCCTCTTCGACCAAGGCCGCCTCTCTCAG GTCCCGATTCTTAATGGTGAAACTATCAGATGGATTCAGCCCAAAACTCTGGTGCGGTTCCGGGCAATGGTACAAGACATGTTGGGGAATGAGTTCTACGTCGGTGCTTATCAG GATGGGTCGGTATGGAGAACCAACAAGTTCAGGGATGTCTCTCAATTCCCCTTGGGTGATTCTTCGCCCCCCCATACGCAAGTTTGGGAACGCCGTCTGCTTTACTGTGTTCCT GTTCCAGGGCAAAATTCTTGGACGGAACCATCATTCGAGTCAGTGGTGAATCAATGCAAGGATTTCATACCCCAACAGAGAGAGAAGCGCAGGAGAATGGACGAGGAAGCTATAGATGACATGAATATGCTT GTTTCAGACAACGGGTTTCAAGTTTCTCCCAGTGTAAAAAAGGTG AAAGAGGATGGCTGCCCTTCCACGTCTTCTCAGACTCAGGATTCCTCAAGTGAAGGCTACTGCTCTAATATGAGTATGGTAACTGGAATTGACAAAGATTTTCTTAGTTGTCTTGTTAAG ATATACGATTCTCCAGAGTCTGACTTGAAGCTGAATGATGTTTTTGAGTTCATCGGGATTCTCACTCTTGATTCAGAGCTTAATGAAGACAAGGATGATCATGATGAGCCCGATAATGGTTTTTGTGACGATGTCATGGTACATTTGCCCCCTAACAAG GTACCACGCCTCCATTGCCTTATTCACAGGAAGCTAGCAGCTCCCGACTTTCTTCGTGGTTCTCCCATGATGGAG CCAAAGCCCCATTTTGTCAGAGAGATGAGAGAAGTTCTGTTAAGGCATCTTACAGTTGTTCTAGGCAATGATGGCATAGCTGCTCATTTCATGTTGTTGCATCTCTTGTCCAGG GTTCATACTAGAGTAGACACTGTTGCCGTGGGCAAGCTTTCACTGAACCTCACATGTTTTAGCAAAGAAAGTGCGGCTCTGTTTGGCAGTCAACTTAGTCTTGCTTTAAAAACCCTCTTACCTTTCACACATTGCATACCCCTTACACTGGAGTATCTTAACTCTGTATCACTTGCCCCAAAAAAGGATTACGAGACAAACAG ACTGAAAACTGGAGTTCTGCAGCTAGCTGAGGGCTCGCACATAATCATTGATGAGACCCAATTGGAAGCAGGGACCCTCAACTCTGTTGGGATGGAGAATGCAAGATTGTTAAGAAATCTAATGGAGCAGCAAAGG GTGGAATATGACTTTAAGTACTATAAAATGGAGATGGCAGCTGATGTCCAATTGCTTATATTTTCTGAGgcaaaatcaaatattttaccTGCTGATATAGTTATGCCTTTCCAGCCTTCTTCAGTGGGCTCCTCTGAAGTTGTGACTGCAGAAGCACTAGAAGCTTGGAGATGGTATTTGGCTACTGTTAAATCATTGCCACATTTTATCGAGTCAGAAATGCAGAAG GTGGTAGAAAATGACCTGGTTGCGGCAAGGCAAGCAGACCGGAGCATAGGGAGCCATGATTTCAACAG ATGGCTGACAATGGGCCGCCTAATGTCTTTGAGTTTTGGTGAAACCTGCCTGTCGTTAGAACATTGGCAGATGGTCAAGGAACTGGAGAGGCTACGAAGAGAGAGGCTCAAATGA